One window of Pseudomonadota bacterium genomic DNA carries:
- a CDS encoding sulfotransferase, which produces MPETREQQAWQLFNAGRLDESRAVTGELLRMDPANARLLQLDGMICARQQRYAEAEARLKAALEIERSYQGLLLLGQLYLVAGKTASAEACLLEASELQPESPEPRLTLGNLYAHLGKHEQAIESYRWLVENAHADAGVWGNMAISLEMLRSNGEARQAATEALQLDADNPSANLVLARLDRRDDRTRDSVARLQVAIANNQHPIHRANLLSELGHALDRMGDFDAAFDAFRRANADLQAVAASAPFDKDLYRRRIAHFRDAGTLPAGAGESDETGRQLIFFVGFPRSGTTLLEQILQTRPGVVTTQEEPLITDLIAQLTGGERRLDAYPAILAGLSASAIDGLRQLYMENLQRVTRSSGAGLTYIDKLPLNIIEAGFIHMLFPAARFIVALRDPRDVCLSCFMQSFKLNPATLHFLDLEDTARFYAAVLELWGHYKSILGGLRYHEYRYEDLVVNFDATSKQILEFVGVEWDLAVRSFHEQAGAKMVRTPSFIDVSTPLYTRAVGRWKNYGAQVAAIQDILAPYVAAFGYSAWNQAHSSPQPQPRP; this is translated from the coding sequence ATGCCTGAGACCCGCGAGCAGCAGGCCTGGCAACTGTTCAACGCAGGCAGGCTTGACGAGTCACGGGCGGTGACTGGTGAGCTGCTGCGAATGGATCCGGCGAATGCGCGGTTGCTGCAGCTCGACGGCATGATCTGCGCCAGGCAGCAGCGCTATGCTGAAGCAGAGGCCAGGCTCAAAGCCGCACTGGAGATTGAGCGGAGTTACCAGGGACTGCTGCTGCTCGGGCAGCTGTATCTGGTCGCCGGCAAGACGGCAAGCGCCGAGGCTTGCCTGCTGGAGGCAAGCGAACTCCAGCCTGAATCACCTGAGCCGCGTCTGACGCTCGGCAATCTCTATGCGCATCTCGGCAAGCATGAGCAGGCAATCGAGAGCTATCGTTGGCTCGTCGAGAACGCCCATGCTGATGCCGGTGTTTGGGGTAACATGGCGATCTCGCTGGAAATGCTGCGCAGTAACGGCGAGGCGCGCCAGGCGGCTACCGAAGCGCTGCAACTCGATGCCGACAATCCATCCGCCAACCTCGTGCTGGCGCGTCTCGATCGCCGGGACGACCGGACGAGGGACTCTGTCGCGCGCCTCCAGGTGGCAATCGCAAACAATCAGCATCCGATCCACCGCGCGAATCTGCTGAGTGAGCTCGGCCATGCGCTGGACAGGATGGGCGATTTCGATGCGGCATTCGATGCATTCAGGCGGGCGAACGCGGACTTGCAGGCCGTTGCGGCAAGTGCGCCGTTCGACAAGGATTTATATCGGCGCCGTATCGCGCATTTTCGTGACGCCGGCACCCTTCCCGCGGGCGCCGGCGAGAGCGATGAAACCGGAAGGCAACTGATATTTTTCGTGGGTTTCCCGCGCTCCGGAACGACGTTGCTCGAGCAGATACTGCAAACCCGGCCTGGCGTCGTGACAACGCAGGAAGAGCCGCTGATTACCGACCTGATCGCGCAGCTGACAGGTGGCGAGCGCAGGCTTGATGCATATCCGGCAATTCTCGCCGGCCTCTCTGCAAGCGCTATCGACGGTCTGCGGCAGCTCTACATGGAAAACCTGCAGCGGGTCACGCGCTCGAGCGGTGCGGGTCTGACCTATATCGACAAGCTGCCGCTGAATATCATCGAGGCGGGATTCATCCACATGCTGTTTCCTGCCGCACGCTTCATCGTTGCCTTGCGGGATCCTCGTGACGTCTGTCTGAGCTGCTTTATGCAGTCATTCAAACTCAATCCGGCGACGCTGCATTTTCTTGATCTTGAGGATACTGCGCGTTTCTATGCCGCGGTGCTGGAGTTGTGGGGGCATTACAAGTCGATTCTCGGCGGCTTGCGCTACCATGAGTATCGCTATGAGGACCTGGTCGTGAATTTTGATGCGACGTCGAAACAAATCCTGGAATTCGTCGGCGTCGAATGGGATCTTGCTGTCAGGTCATTCCACGAACAGGCAGGCGCGAAGATGGTGCGCACGCCGAGTTTCATCGACGTGTCCACCCCACTCTACACGCGCGCGGTGGGGCGCTGGAAAAACTACGGCGCGCAGGTCGCAGCTATACAGGATATTCTCGCGCCCTACGTGGCGGCGTTCGGTTATTCCGCCTGGAACCAGGCTCATAGTTCCCCGCAGCCGCAGCCGCGACCGTAG
- the accB gene encoding acetyl-CoA carboxylase biotin carboxyl carrier protein encodes MDIRKVKKLIELLEESQIAEIEIHEGEESVRISRTGPVPAAYYPPPLPPPVAAAPAAAIPEAAAEPAVPAGHSVTSPMVGTFYEAPSPGAKPFVEVGQTVKVGDTLCIIEAMKMLNQIEADKAGKISAKLVDNGQPVEYGQPLFVIS; translated from the coding sequence ATGGATATTCGCAAGGTCAAGAAACTCATCGAGCTGCTGGAGGAGTCGCAGATCGCTGAAATCGAGATTCACGAAGGCGAGGAGTCGGTGCGGATCAGCCGTACCGGGCCGGTGCCCGCGGCCTATTATCCGCCGCCGCTGCCACCACCCGTCGCCGCAGCACCGGCCGCGGCAATACCCGAGGCTGCGGCTGAGCCTGCCGTACCCGCCGGTCACAGTGTCACCTCGCCGATGGTCGGCACTTTCTACGAGGCACCGTCACCCGGCGCGAAGCCTTTCGTCGAGGTGGGCCAGACCGTCAAGGTCGGCGACACGCTTTGCATCATCGAGGCCATGAAGATGCTCAACCAGATCGAGGCCGACAAGGCCGGCAAGATTTCCGCGAAGCTGGTTGATAACGGTCAGCCGGTCGAATACGGTCAGCCCCTGTTCGTGATCAGCTGA
- a CDS encoding DUF3426 domain-containing protein, which produces MYTYCPNCSVVFQVSAAQLGRAGGRVRCGECRQVYSAVDYLYEDLAAVRAAVDAAGSLALTSEAARMGGIEVEPDVEERMTEPAAEMDALPPMLTGSSWEHRSLQGRDLFSLSAIAVLVVLLGMQWTFFNRVGLAADPAWRPALERFCAVLRCELPLRVDLSRLAILERDVRQHPVAAGALLINAAFENRADFTQPYPVFEVSFTDMAGNPVAMRRFRPAEYLRNGPDYNAGLPAHATVQVVLEVQDPGDKAVSYQFGFL; this is translated from the coding sequence ATGTATACCTATTGCCCGAATTGCTCTGTGGTGTTCCAGGTATCCGCCGCCCAGCTGGGGAGGGCGGGGGGCAGGGTGCGCTGCGGCGAGTGCCGGCAGGTCTACAGCGCCGTCGACTATCTGTACGAAGACCTGGCGGCAGTGCGCGCAGCGGTCGATGCGGCCGGTAGTCTCGCCCTGACCAGCGAGGCGGCGCGCATGGGAGGCATCGAAGTCGAGCCCGACGTGGAGGAGCGCATGACCGAACCGGCGGCGGAAATGGACGCGCTGCCGCCCATGCTCACCGGATCGTCCTGGGAGCATCGGAGCCTGCAGGGCCGGGACCTGTTCAGTCTCTCCGCGATCGCCGTGCTGGTCGTCCTGCTCGGCATGCAATGGACGTTTTTTAACCGGGTCGGCCTGGCGGCCGATCCCGCATGGCGGCCGGCACTCGAGCGCTTCTGCGCGGTGCTGCGCTGCGAACTGCCGCTGCGTGTCGATCTGTCGCGACTGGCCATCCTGGAGCGCGATGTGCGTCAACACCCGGTTGCGGCGGGTGCCCTGCTGATCAACGCGGCATTCGAGAATCGTGCCGACTTTACCCAGCCATATCCCGTATTCGAGGTCAGTTTTACCGACATGGCCGGCAATCCCGTCGCCATGCGCCGGTTCCGGCCGGCGGAATACCTGCGCAATGGGCCCGATTACAACGCCGGTTTGCCGGCACACGCGACCGTGCAGGTGGTTCTGGAAGTGCAGGATCCGGGTGACAAAGCCGTGTCATATCAGTTCGGCTTTCTCTGA
- the fis gene encoding DNA-binding transcriptional regulator Fis encodes MIAQPRRERRKQPIRRSVTSAIQLYLGDLNGHKVKDLYHLVLNEVEPALLNVVMHHVDGNQSQAAEMLGISRATLRKKLKQYNLEH; translated from the coding sequence ATGATCGCGCAGCCCCGGCGCGAGCGCCGCAAACAGCCTATCCGCCGCAGCGTGACCTCGGCCATACAGCTCTATCTGGGCGATCTGAACGGACACAAGGTCAAGGACCTGTATCACCTGGTACTCAACGAGGTGGAACCCGCACTGCTCAATGTCGTCATGCATCACGTGGACGGCAACCAGAGTCAGGCCGCCGAAATGCTGGGCATCAGCCGCGCGACCCTCCGCAAGAAACTCAAACAATACAACCTGGAACACTGA
- the purH gene encoding bifunctional phosphoribosylaminoimidazolecarboxamide formyltransferase/IMP cyclohydrolase, with protein sequence MIARALISVSDKSGVVDFARELHALGVEILSTGGTARMLEQAGVAVTEVSDYTGFPEMMDGRVKTLHPRIHGGILGRRDIDAEVMASNGILPIDLVAVNLYPFELTVARPDCDLGTAIENIDIGGPTLLRAAAKNHAAVTVVVDSADYETVIEEMRAGGNRVSAATRYRLALKTFEHTARYDGAIANYLGAIDAAGERADFPHTLSLQYRRAQTMRYGENPHQRAAFYVEHEPREASVATAHQLQGKELSYNNVADTDAALECVKSFPEGPACVIVKHANPCGVALGDTPLAAYERAFKTDPTSAFGGIIAFNRTLEAETAAAILERQFVEVIIAPAVDPEALPVLAAKKNVRVLECGCWADEPVSMLDFKRVNGGLLVQDRDLGRVTADALKVVTRQAPTAAQIQDLLFAWRVAKFVKSNAIVYCRDGMTVGVGAGQMSRVYSARVAALKAADEGLEVKGSVMASDAFFPFRDGIDQAAAAGVAAVIQPGGSLRDDEVIAAANEHGIAMVFTGMRHFRH encoded by the coding sequence ATGATCGCGCGTGCACTGATAAGCGTTTCCGACAAGAGCGGTGTGGTCGACTTTGCCAGGGAGCTGCACGCGCTGGGTGTGGAGATCCTGTCCACGGGTGGTACCGCGCGGATGCTCGAGCAGGCCGGTGTTGCCGTCACCGAGGTGTCCGATTACACCGGTTTCCCGGAGATGATGGACGGACGCGTGAAGACCCTGCATCCGCGCATCCACGGCGGCATCCTGGGGCGCCGCGACATCGATGCGGAAGTCATGGCCTCGAACGGCATCCTGCCCATCGATCTGGTGGCGGTCAATCTGTATCCGTTCGAGCTGACCGTGGCACGACCGGATTGCGATCTGGGTACGGCTATCGAGAATATCGATATCGGCGGTCCGACGCTGCTGCGCGCGGCGGCGAAGAATCACGCCGCGGTGACCGTGGTGGTGGACAGTGCGGATTACGAGACGGTGATCGAGGAAATGCGCGCTGGTGGAAACCGGGTTTCCGCAGCCACGCGCTACCGGCTGGCATTGAAGACCTTCGAACACACGGCACGCTACGACGGCGCGATCGCGAATTACCTCGGGGCGATCGATGCCGCGGGCGAGCGCGCGGATTTCCCGCATACCCTCAGTCTGCAGTACCGCCGTGCCCAGACCATGCGCTACGGCGAGAATCCGCACCAGCGTGCCGCTTTTTATGTCGAGCACGAACCACGCGAGGCGTCAGTCGCGACCGCACACCAGTTGCAGGGCAAGGAGCTGTCCTACAACAATGTGGCGGATACCGATGCTGCGCTGGAATGCGTTAAATCCTTCCCCGAGGGGCCGGCGTGCGTCATCGTCAAGCACGCCAATCCCTGCGGGGTCGCCCTGGGCGACACCCCGCTCGCCGCTTACGAGCGGGCATTCAAGACCGATCCGACCTCGGCCTTCGGCGGCATCATCGCTTTCAACCGCACCCTGGAGGCGGAAACCGCCGCGGCAATCCTCGAGCGCCAGTTCGTCGAGGTGATCATCGCGCCTGCGGTCGATCCCGAGGCGCTGCCGGTGTTGGCCGCCAAGAAGAACGTAAGGGTGCTGGAATGCGGGTGCTGGGCGGACGAACCCGTTTCCATGCTTGATTTCAAACGCGTCAACGGTGGCTTGCTGGTGCAGGACCGCGACCTGGGGCGGGTCACGGCCGACGCGCTGAAGGTGGTGACCCGGCAGGCGCCGACTGCAGCGCAAATCCAGGATCTGCTGTTCGCCTGGCGGGTCGCCAAATTCGTCAAATCCAATGCCATTGTCTATTGCCGCGACGGCATGACGGTCGGCGTCGGCGCCGGCCAGATGAGCCGTGTCTACAGCGCCCGGGTGGCGGCGCTCAAGGCCGCGGACGAGGGTCTCGAGGTCAAGGGTTCGGTCATGGCATCGGACGCCTTCTTCCCGTTCCGCGACGGTATCGACCAGGCGGCGGCGGCTGGCGTCGCCGCGGTGATCCAGCCCGGCGGCTCGCTGCGCGACGACGAGGTCATCGCTGCCGCCAACGAACACGGCATCGCCATGGTATTCACCGGCATGCGGCATTTCCGGCACTGA
- a CDS encoding tetratricopeptide repeat protein, which translates to MANPQKLVAEGQTAFREGRLPEALDLFLQASRKLPQDPGIWHMLGILHSMTGNADAAEASCRRVIALQPNSHTAYNNLGTILKNKGQPSAAIACYRKALEIAPGYANAANNLATLLRETGDRDEALAHYRNAVRLQPDYAEAYSNLGALLQDMGDLAGALQAYQQAVRLQPDSALWLFNLGCGLREAGKFEDSARAFQQSLQRDQNSARTWDGLCHVQLELRRFEDACQSGLRALQLEPDLVEACLHTAAAHQASGRTAAAIELYRRALEIDPGNETARYFLAVMGVMETPDRSPADYVRKLFDGYAETFDEALVNKLEYRTPALLFDLARQHFQPDRDKLDIIDLGCGTGLCGTLFRPLAKQLVGVDLAPKMIQKARERAVYDTLLVDDLTPPLLASPAAYDLVLAADVFVYIGDLWPVFAATTAALRPGGHFLFSTEKAEAGQAIVLRDSGRYAHSKDYISELAARAGFEMISSDDVFLRKDGGKDIRGMLYNLRRPAAGS; encoded by the coding sequence GTGGCCAATCCGCAAAAGCTGGTAGCAGAGGGACAGACCGCATTCAGGGAAGGACGCCTTCCTGAGGCGCTGGATCTGTTTCTGCAGGCAAGCAGAAAATTGCCGCAGGACCCAGGGATTTGGCATATGCTCGGCATACTTCACAGCATGACCGGCAATGCCGATGCGGCAGAAGCATCCTGCCGCAGGGTCATCGCCCTGCAGCCGAACTCCCACACCGCCTACAACAACCTCGGGACGATACTGAAAAACAAGGGTCAACCCAGCGCCGCCATCGCATGCTACCGCAAGGCGCTCGAAATCGCCCCCGGATATGCCAATGCAGCGAACAATCTTGCCACCCTGCTGCGCGAGACCGGCGACAGAGATGAGGCGCTCGCGCACTATCGGAACGCAGTGCGCTTGCAGCCGGATTATGCCGAAGCCTACAGCAACCTCGGCGCACTGCTGCAGGATATGGGCGACCTGGCCGGCGCATTGCAGGCCTATCAACAAGCGGTGCGCCTGCAGCCAGACAGTGCGCTGTGGCTGTTCAACCTTGGCTGCGGCCTGCGCGAGGCAGGCAAATTCGAGGACTCGGCACGCGCATTCCAGCAGTCATTGCAGCGCGATCAGAACAGCGCGCGCACCTGGGACGGTCTTTGCCACGTCCAGCTGGAATTACGTCGTTTCGAGGATGCATGTCAAAGCGGGCTGCGGGCCCTCCAGCTCGAGCCCGACCTGGTCGAGGCCTGCTTGCATACGGCAGCGGCGCATCAGGCCAGCGGCCGCACGGCAGCAGCCATCGAACTGTACCGCCGTGCGCTGGAGATCGATCCCGGAAACGAGACGGCCCGCTACTTCCTCGCCGTCATGGGTGTCATGGAGACACCGGACAGGTCGCCGGCTGACTATGTCAGGAAGCTCTTTGATGGCTATGCAGAGACTTTCGACGAAGCCCTGGTCAACAAGCTTGAATACCGCACCCCCGCGCTGCTGTTCGATCTGGCACGACAGCATTTCCAGCCGGACCGGGATAAGCTGGACATCATAGACCTGGGTTGCGGTACCGGCTTGTGTGGCACCCTGTTCCGCCCCCTGGCAAAGCAGCTGGTCGGCGTGGATCTGGCCCCGAAGATGATCCAAAAGGCCCGCGAGCGCGCTGTCTACGACACGCTGCTCGTCGACGATCTGACCCCCCCGCTGCTTGCCAGCCCCGCAGCTTACGACCTGGTGCTCGCCGCCGATGTGTTTGTTTACATAGGCGATTTGTGGCCGGTATTTGCGGCCACGACCGCGGCACTGCGCCCGGGGGGGCATTTCCTGTTCTCCACGGAAAAGGCCGAAGCCGGGCAGGCTATCGTCCTGCGTGATTCCGGCCGCTATGCGCACAGCAAGGATTACATCAGCGAGCTGGCCGCGAGAGCCGGTTTCGAGATGATCAGTTCTGATGACGTATTTCTGCGCAAGGACGGCGGGAAGGACATCAGAGGCATGCTCTACAACCTCCGGCGGCCGGCGGCCGGCAGTTAA
- the dusB gene encoding tRNA dihydrouridine synthase DusB yields the protein MNIGPYQLPNNLVLAPMAGVTDRPFRQLCRELGAGMAVSEMVSSNALLWGSRKTRRRIDHRGEPAPVSVQIAGSDPVMMADAARFNVDQGAQIIDINMGCPAKKVCNVMAGSALLCDESLVGRILDAVVAAVPVPVTLKIRTGWDPGHRNGLRVARIAAQAGIRALAVHGRTRACGYRGAAEHDTVRAIKAAVGIPVIANGDIDTPEQAAAVLRYTGVDGIMIGRAAQGRPWIFREIAHYLRTGQLLPEPGAAEICRVLSGHLEHLYDFYGEYTGVRVARKHIAWYSRGQRDGNAFRDRINRLESAAAQLACVHEFFARRADQQVQAA from the coding sequence GTGAACATAGGACCCTATCAATTACCAAACAATCTCGTGCTGGCGCCGATGGCCGGTGTGACCGATCGGCCGTTCCGTCAGTTGTGCCGTGAACTCGGTGCCGGCATGGCAGTGTCGGAGATGGTGTCCTCGAACGCGTTGCTCTGGGGCAGCCGCAAGACCCGGCGCCGCATCGATCATCGCGGCGAGCCGGCGCCGGTATCGGTGCAGATCGCCGGTTCCGATCCTGTCATGATGGCAGACGCGGCACGCTTCAATGTGGACCAGGGCGCGCAGATCATCGATATCAACATGGGCTGTCCCGCAAAGAAGGTATGCAACGTGATGGCTGGTTCCGCCCTGCTGTGCGACGAGTCGCTGGTGGGCCGGATCCTCGATGCCGTGGTCGCGGCAGTTCCGGTGCCGGTCACGTTGAAGATACGTACCGGCTGGGATCCAGGGCACAGGAACGGCCTGCGCGTGGCGCGGATCGCCGCACAGGCGGGGATCAGGGCGCTTGCCGTGCACGGACGTACGCGTGCCTGCGGTTATCGCGGTGCGGCCGAACACGATACGGTGCGCGCAATCAAGGCCGCGGTCGGGATACCGGTGATCGCCAACGGTGATATCGATACCCCCGAACAGGCGGCGGCGGTGCTGCGCTACACCGGGGTCGATGGCATCATGATCGGGCGTGCAGCCCAGGGCCGGCCCTGGATCTTCCGCGAAATCGCCCATTACCTGCGTACCGGGCAACTGCTGCCGGAGCCGGGAGCAGCGGAAATCTGCCGCGTTCTCAGCGGTCATCTCGAGCATCTGTACGATTTCTACGGCGAATATACCGGCGTGCGCGTGGCGCGCAAGCACATCGCCTGGTACAGCCGCGGGCAGCGCGACGGCAATGCCTTTCGTGACCGGATCAACCGTCTGGAAAGTGCGGCGGCGCAGCTGGCGTGTGTGCACGAGTTCTTCGCCCGGCGTGCTGATCAACAGGTACAGGCCGCATGA
- the prmA gene encoding 50S ribosomal protein L11 methyltransferase, producing the protein MNWLLFSIDVPRELAEAVTAALESAGALSVSLQDAAHELLVEPLPGAQPIWRNPRVVALFSAAADAAAVEAALRAVLGEPLPPLAVSVLEDRDWSNTWRDTFRPMRFGARLWVCPSGAACPDAGAAVITLDPGVAFGTGTHATTALCLEWLDHHPPVARRVIDYGCGSGILALAAARLGAAQVLATDIDPAALAVTRANAAANGIVSGIDVCLPDDLDRTPADLVLANILANPLVELAPVLSALLRPGGTLLLTGILATQAEAVSAAYAPWIVFDAPQQREEWVLLTGTKHTAGA; encoded by the coding sequence ATGAACTGGCTGCTGTTCTCCATTGACGTGCCGCGCGAGCTGGCGGAGGCCGTGACCGCCGCCTTGGAGTCGGCAGGTGCGCTGTCCGTGTCGCTGCAGGATGCGGCGCACGAGTTGCTCGTGGAGCCGCTGCCCGGGGCCCAGCCGATCTGGCGCAATCCGCGTGTGGTGGCTTTGTTTTCCGCCGCTGCCGATGCCGCTGCCGTCGAGGCGGCACTGCGTGCGGTCCTGGGCGAGCCGCTGCCGCCACTTGCCGTCTCCGTACTGGAAGATCGTGACTGGTCCAATACCTGGCGCGATACATTCAGGCCGATGCGTTTCGGCGCGCGGCTGTGGGTCTGTCCATCCGGCGCGGCCTGTCCGGACGCCGGGGCCGCGGTGATTACCCTGGATCCGGGGGTTGCCTTCGGCACCGGCACCCACGCCACCACGGCGCTGTGTCTGGAGTGGCTGGACCATCATCCGCCGGTCGCCCGGCGTGTCATCGATTACGGTTGCGGTTCGGGCATCCTGGCGCTCGCGGCCGCCAGGCTCGGCGCCGCGCAGGTGCTGGCAACGGACATCGATCCCGCTGCGCTGGCGGTTACCCGGGCAAACGCGGCGGCTAATGGCATTGTCTCGGGTATCGATGTCTGTCTGCCCGACGACCTCGATCGGACCCCGGCCGATCTGGTGCTAGCCAATATTCTGGCAAATCCACTCGTGGAACTGGCGCCGGTACTGTCCGCCCTGCTCCGGCCGGGCGGCACCCTGCTGCTGACCGGCATCCTGGCGACGCAGGCGGAAGCGGTCAGCGCGGCCTACGCCCCCTGGATCGTATTCGATGCGCCACAGCAGCGTGAGGAGTGGGTGCTGCTGACGGGTACGAAACACACTGCTGGAGCGTAA
- the accC gene encoding acetyl-CoA carboxylase biotin carboxylase subunit, producing MLEKVVIANRGEIALRILRSCHELGIATVAVHSAADRDLKHVLLADESVCIGPAPSTESYLNIPAIISAAEVTDASAIHPGYGFLSENDDFAEQVERSGFIFIGPRPETIRIMGDKVAAIRAMKEAGVPTVPGSDGPLGDDDAANLKLARGIGYPIIIKAAGGGGGRGMRVVHAEAALLGAISLTRTEAKNAFNNDVVYMEKFLVTPRHVEFQVLGDGEGNAIHLGERDCSMQRRHQKVVEEAPAPGITEKQRQEMGQRCAEACARLKYRGAGTFEFLYENGEFYFIEMNTRVQVEHPVTEMVTGVDIVKEQLYIAAGRGLSYKQKDIRIRGHAIECRINAEDPTNFMPSPGTISNYHAPGGPGIRMDTHIYNGYRVPPYYDSMIGKLIAHGETRASALARMRVALNEIVIEGIKSNVPLQRDIVTDPIFMAGGADIHYLEKKLGL from the coding sequence ATGCTGGAAAAAGTCGTCATCGCCAACCGGGGCGAGATCGCCCTGCGCATCCTGCGTTCCTGCCATGAGCTCGGTATCGCCACTGTGGCGGTGCATTCCGCGGCAGACCGGGACCTGAAGCATGTGCTGCTGGCGGACGAGAGCGTCTGCATCGGGCCGGCGCCGTCGACGGAGAGCTACCTCAACATCCCGGCCATCATCAGCGCGGCCGAGGTGACCGATGCCAGCGCGATCCATCCCGGTTACGGCTTCCTCTCGGAAAACGACGATTTCGCCGAGCAGGTTGAACGCAGCGGTTTCATTTTCATCGGCCCGCGGCCGGAAACCATCCGCATCATGGGCGACAAGGTCGCGGCCATCCGTGCCATGAAGGAGGCCGGCGTACCGACCGTTCCCGGTTCCGACGGCCCGCTCGGGGACGATGACGCCGCCAACCTGAAGCTGGCGCGCGGGATCGGCTATCCGATCATCATCAAGGCGGCCGGCGGTGGCGGCGGGCGCGGTATGCGCGTGGTGCACGCCGAGGCGGCGCTGCTCGGCGCCATTTCGCTGACCCGCACCGAAGCCAAGAACGCATTCAACAACGACGTCGTTTACATGGAAAAATTCCTGGTGACGCCGCGTCATGTCGAATTCCAGGTGCTGGGCGACGGGGAGGGGAATGCCATCCACCTCGGCGAGCGCGACTGTTCCATGCAGCGCCGGCATCAGAAGGTGGTGGAAGAGGCGCCGGCGCCGGGCATCACGGAGAAGCAGCGTCAGGAGATGGGGCAGCGTTGCGCGGAGGCCTGTGCCAGGCTGAAGTACCGCGGGGCGGGAACGTTCGAGTTCCTGTACGAAAACGGTGAGTTCTATTTCATCGAGATGAATACCCGTGTCCAGGTCGAGCACCCGGTCACCGAGATGGTGACCGGTGTCGATATCGTCAAGGAACAGCTGTACATCGCGGCAGGCAGGGGGCTGAGCTACAAGCAGAAGGATATCCGGATCCGCGGCCACGCCATCGAGTGCCGCATCAATGCGGAAGATCCGACCAACTTCATGCCTTCACCGGGCACCATCAGCAATTACCATGCGCCGGGTGGCCCGGGAATCCGCATGGATACCCATATCTACAACGGCTACCGTGTGCCGCCGTATTACGATTCCATGATCGGCAAGCTGATTGCGCATGGCGAGACCCGCGCCTCGGCGCTGGCACGCATGCGCGTCGCGCTGAACGAGATCGTCATCGAGGGTATCAAGTCGAACGTGCCGTTGCAGCGCGATATCGTCACGGATCCGATTTTCATGGCCGGCGGCGCGGATATCCACTACCTGGAAAAGAAGTTGGGGCTGTAG
- the aroQ gene encoding type II 3-dehydroquinate dehydratase codes for MTQLLVLSGPNLNLLGTREPEHYGAATLDEIVADLQAQAAEAGFELVHFQSNAEHELINRVQAARAQDIVFIIINPAALTHTSIGLRDALQAVGIPFIEVHLSNVHAREPFRKQSYFSDIAVGVIAGLGPTGYRLALEAAVDYLNKQTD; via the coding sequence ATGACTCAATTACTCGTCCTCAGCGGCCCGAATCTCAATCTCCTGGGCACGCGTGAGCCGGAGCATTACGGCGCCGCCACATTGGACGAGATCGTCGCCGACCTGCAGGCGCAGGCAGCCGAGGCCGGGTTCGAGCTGGTGCACTTCCAGAGTAATGCCGAACATGAATTGATCAATCGGGTGCAGGCCGCGCGCGCGCAGGATATTGTTTTCATTATTATTAATCCGGCGGCGCTCACTCACACGAGTATCGGTCTGCGCGATGCGCTGCAGGCGGTCGGGATTCCCTTTATCGAGGTCCATCTGTCCAACGTCCATGCCCGCGAGCCGTTCCGTAAGCAGTCCTATTTTTCGGACATCGCGGTCGGTGTCATAGCGGGTCTGGGGCCGACCGGCTACCGGCTCGCGCTGGAGGCGGCGGTGGACTATCTGAACAAACAAACTGATTAA